The following coding sequences are from one Pseudonocardia sp. EC080619-01 window:
- a CDS encoding pyruvate carboxylase, producing MFRKVLVANRGEIAIRAFRAAFELGVSTVAVFPYEDRNSLHRAKADESYRIGEQGHPVRAYLSVDEVVRAAKKAGADAVYPGYGFMSENPDLARACREEGITFVGPPTEVLHLTGNKFRAVAAAREAGVPVLESSDPSSDVDELLAASENIDFPIFVKAVAGGGGRGMRRVQEPGALREAIEAAMREAESAFGDPTVFLEQAVVNPRHIEVQILADADGNVVHLYERDCSVQRRHQKVVEIAPAPNLDPEVRDAICADAVNFARQIGYVNAGTVEFLLDERGKHHFIEMNPRIQVEHTVTEQVTDRDLVIAQLRIASGMTLPELALTQDAITLTGTAMQTRITTEDPANEFRPDVGTISVYRSPGGPGVRLDGGTVHVGAEVSAHFDSMLVKLTCHGHDFTNAARRARRAIAEFRIRGVATNLPFLAAVLEDDDFKAGRVTTSFIEERPHLLKARPSADRGSRILQFLGETTVNKPNGDRPVVVEPVDKLPLEVDLDAPVADGSAQLLRELGPEGFAARLRGQSAVAVTDTTFRDAHQSLLATRVRTRDLVAVAPYVARTMPELLSLECWGGATYDVALRFLAEDPWERLAAIKAAAPNICTQMLLRGRNTVGYTPYPTEVTDAFVAEAAATGMDIFRIFDALNDVSQMRPAIDAVRSTGTALAEVALCYTADLSDPGEKLYTLDYYLRLAEQIVDAGAHVLAIKDMAGLLRPPAARTLVSALRERFDLPVHLHTHDTAGGQLATLTAAIDAGVDAVDGAVASMAGTTSQPSLSALVAATDHTERATGLSLQAVGDMEPYWEAVRKVYAPFESGLASPTGRVYHHEIPGGQLSNLRQQAIALGLGDRFELIEDCYAAADRMLGRLVKVTPSSKVVGDLALHLVGAGVDAADFEKDPASFDVPDSVIGFLRGELGEPPAGWPEPFRTRALEGRSPEAERAELSIEDRRGLRDERRRTLNRLLFPGPTKDFDAHREHYGNTSVLSTKDFFYGLEEDLEHTVELEPGVTLLIELEAVSEPDERGYRTLLTTLNGQIRPVSVRDESVATEVKAAEKADKSNDGHVAAPFAGVVTLQVAEGDTVDAGQTVATIEAMKMEASITTHRAGTVSRLAIGDVQQVEGGDLLVELR from the coding sequence ATGTTCCGCAAGGTTCTGGTGGCCAACCGGGGTGAGATCGCGATCCGGGCGTTCCGGGCGGCCTTCGAGCTGGGCGTGTCGACGGTGGCCGTCTTCCCGTACGAGGATCGCAACTCCTTGCACCGTGCCAAGGCGGACGAGTCGTACCGGATCGGTGAGCAGGGCCATCCGGTCCGCGCGTACCTGTCGGTCGACGAGGTCGTCCGCGCCGCGAAGAAGGCCGGCGCGGACGCCGTCTACCCGGGCTACGGCTTCATGTCCGAGAACCCGGACCTGGCCCGCGCCTGCCGCGAGGAGGGCATCACCTTCGTCGGCCCGCCGACCGAGGTGCTCCACCTGACCGGCAACAAGTTCCGAGCCGTCGCCGCGGCCCGCGAGGCCGGCGTCCCGGTGCTGGAGTCGTCGGACCCGTCGTCGGACGTCGACGAGCTGCTCGCGGCCTCGGAGAACATCGACTTCCCGATCTTCGTCAAGGCCGTCGCCGGGGGTGGCGGGCGCGGTATGCGCCGGGTCCAGGAGCCGGGCGCGCTGCGTGAGGCGATCGAGGCGGCGATGCGCGAGGCCGAGTCCGCGTTCGGCGATCCGACCGTGTTTCTCGAGCAGGCCGTGGTGAACCCGCGCCACATCGAGGTCCAGATCCTCGCCGACGCCGACGGCAACGTCGTGCATCTCTACGAGCGGGACTGCTCGGTGCAGCGCCGCCACCAGAAGGTCGTCGAGATCGCCCCGGCGCCGAACCTCGATCCCGAGGTCCGCGACGCCATCTGCGCCGACGCGGTCAACTTCGCGCGCCAGATCGGCTACGTCAACGCGGGCACCGTGGAGTTCCTGCTCGACGAGCGCGGCAAGCACCACTTCATCGAGATGAACCCGCGGATCCAGGTCGAGCACACGGTGACCGAGCAGGTCACCGACCGGGACCTGGTCATCGCCCAGCTGCGGATCGCGTCCGGGATGACGCTGCCCGAGCTCGCGCTGACCCAGGACGCGATCACGCTGACCGGCACGGCGATGCAGACCCGCATCACCACCGAGGACCCGGCCAACGAGTTCCGCCCGGACGTCGGGACGATCTCGGTGTACCGCTCCCCGGGCGGCCCCGGCGTGCGGCTCGACGGCGGCACCGTGCACGTCGGAGCCGAGGTGTCGGCGCACTTCGACTCCATGCTGGTCAAGCTCACCTGCCACGGCCACGACTTCACCAACGCCGCCCGCCGGGCCCGCCGCGCCATCGCCGAGTTCCGGATCCGTGGCGTCGCGACGAACCTGCCGTTCCTCGCCGCCGTCCTCGAGGACGACGACTTCAAGGCCGGCCGGGTCACCACCAGCTTCATCGAGGAACGCCCGCACCTGCTCAAGGCCCGCCCGTCCGCCGACCGGGGCTCGCGGATCCTGCAGTTCCTCGGCGAGACGACGGTGAACAAGCCGAACGGTGACCGCCCCGTCGTCGTCGAGCCGGTCGACAAGCTGCCGCTGGAGGTGGACCTCGACGCGCCGGTGGCGGACGGGTCGGCGCAGCTGTTGCGGGAGCTGGGTCCGGAGGGGTTCGCGGCCCGGCTGCGGGGGCAGTCCGCGGTGGCGGTCACCGACACCACGTTCCGGGACGCACACCAGTCGCTGCTGGCCACCCGGGTGCGTACCCGCGACCTCGTCGCGGTCGCGCCGTACGTCGCTCGCACGATGCCCGAGCTGCTCTCCCTCGAGTGCTGGGGCGGAGCGACCTACGACGTCGCACTGCGGTTCCTGGCCGAGGATCCGTGGGAGCGGCTCGCCGCGATCAAGGCCGCTGCCCCGAACATCTGCACACAGATGCTGCTGCGCGGCCGCAACACGGTGGGCTACACCCCGTACCCGACGGAGGTGACCGACGCGTTCGTCGCCGAGGCCGCGGCGACGGGGATGGACATCTTCCGGATCTTCGATGCGCTCAACGACGTGTCGCAGATGCGTCCGGCGATCGACGCCGTCCGCAGCACCGGCACCGCGCTGGCCGAGGTCGCGCTCTGCTACACCGCGGATCTGTCGGATCCCGGCGAGAAGCTCTACACCCTCGACTACTACCTGCGCCTCGCCGAGCAGATCGTCGACGCCGGTGCGCACGTGCTGGCGATCAAGGACATGGCGGGGTTGTTGCGGCCCCCGGCGGCGCGGACGTTGGTGTCGGCGTTGCGGGAGCGGTTCGATCTGCCGGTGCATCTGCACACCCATGACACGGCGGGTGGGCAGTTGGCGACGTTGACCGCGGCGATCGATGCGGGGGTCGATGCGGTGGACGGTGCGGTGGCGTCGATGGCGGGGACGACGTCGCAGCCGTCGTTGTCGGCGTTGGTGGCGGCGACCGATCACACCGAGCGGGCGACGGGGTTGTCGTTGCAGGCGGTGGGGGACATGGAGCCGTACTGGGAGGCGGTGCGGAAGGTCTACGCCCCCTTCGAGTCCGGGCTCGCCAGCCCCACCGGCCGGGTCTATCACCACGAGATCCCGGGTGGGCAGCTGTCCAACCTGCGTCAGCAGGCCATCGCGCTCGGCCTGGGCGACCGGTTCGAGCTGATCGAGGACTGTTACGCGGCGGCGGACCGGATGCTGGGGCGGCTGGTGAAGGTGACGCCGTCGTCGAAGGTCGTGGGCGACCTCGCCCTGCACCTCGTCGGCGCCGGGGTCGACGCGGCGGACTTCGAGAAGGACCCGGCGTCGTTCGACGTGCCGGACTCGGTGATCGGGTTCCTGCGCGGCGAGCTGGGTGAGCCCCCGGCGGGCTGGCCCGAGCCGTTCCGGACCCGTGCCCTGGAGGGCCGCAGCCCCGAGGCGGAGAGGGCGGAACTGTCCATCGAGGACCGTCGCGGGCTCCGTGACGAGCGCCGCCGCACGCTGAACCGGCTGCTGTTCCCCGGCCCGACGAAGGACTTCGACGCGCACCGAGAGCACTACGGCAACACCTCGGTGCTCTCGACGAAGGACTTCTTCTACGGCCTGGAGGAGGACCTCGAGCACACGGTGGAGCTCGAGCCCGGCGTGACGCTGCTGATCGAGCTGGAAGCGGTCTCCGAGCCCGACGAGCGCGGCTACCGCACCCTGCTCACCACCCTGAACGGGCAGATCCGCCCGGTCTCGGTGCGCGACGAGTCCGTCGCGACCGAGGTCAAGGCCGCGGAGAAGGCCGACAAGTCGAACGACGGCCACGTCGCCGCCCCGTTCGCCGGCGTCGTCACGCTCCAGGTCGCCGAGGGCGACACCGTCGACGCCGGCCAGACCGTGGCCACGATCGAGGCGATGAAGATGGAGGCCTCGATCACCACCCACCGCGCCGGCACCGTGTCCCGCCTCGCGATCGGCGACGTCCAGCAGGTCGAGGGCGGCGACCTGCTCGTCGAGCTGCGGTAG
- the recG gene encoding ATP-dependent DNA helicase RecG, with product MDAYDLDSRLDGPLGRKAAEALAPLGLETVGDLLRHYPRRYVDRGRLTDIAGLVAGEHATVVAQVAKAELRDMRNRRGKMLKAVIRDEKGGELDCTFFNGWKLQGFVKAGAVGVFSGKVGVFNRRLQLTHPQFEEIDETDSLRPFLSVYPANAKVTSQAIARSVRQVLDQIDDPTDPLPDALREREQLTELGRALRRIHVPEAEADIHAARHRLVWDEALGVQLALALRRQAAVARPAPVCPRTEGGLLAAFDADLPFPLTDGQEAVGEEIAADLGAEHPMNRLVQGDVGAGKTIVALRAMLQVVDAGKQAAMLAPTEVLAAQHARSLRGMLGALGRAGELDATDGATSITLLTGSMGVKARRQALLDAQSGAAGIVVGTHALIQDTVGFADLGLVVVDEQHRFGVEQRDALRARGERAPHMLVMTATPIPRTVAMTVYGDLAVSELKGLPRGRSPVTTTVVPLSEHPGWIERVWQRIQEEVERGHQCYVVCPRVGDTEKEDPELEEPPPEEGESERRPPLAVLDIAPMITEKLGGLRIGILHGKLPADEKDAVMRAFERAELDVLVATTVIEVGVDVPNATGIVLLDADRFGLSQLHQLRGRVGRGSAAGLCLLVTEMPAATTARERLDAVAGTTDGFELARLDLELRREGDVLGASQSGSRSGLKLLSLLRHGDVIAKAQLYARDLVDRDPDLGGHPRLRDLVGETLGDEERAAYLDKA from the coding sequence ATGGACGCGTACGACCTGGACAGCCGGCTGGACGGGCCGCTGGGACGCAAGGCCGCCGAGGCGCTGGCCCCGCTGGGTCTGGAGACGGTCGGGGACCTGCTGCGGCACTACCCGCGCCGCTACGTCGACCGCGGCCGGCTCACCGACATCGCCGGGCTGGTCGCCGGCGAGCACGCGACCGTCGTCGCACAGGTCGCGAAGGCGGAGCTGCGGGACATGCGCAACCGGCGCGGGAAGATGTTGAAGGCCGTCATCCGCGACGAGAAGGGCGGCGAGCTGGACTGCACCTTCTTCAACGGCTGGAAGCTGCAGGGCTTCGTGAAGGCCGGGGCGGTCGGTGTGTTCTCCGGCAAGGTCGGTGTGTTCAACCGGCGGCTGCAGCTCACCCACCCGCAGTTCGAGGAGATCGACGAGACCGACTCGCTGCGCCCGTTCCTGTCGGTCTACCCGGCGAACGCCAAGGTCACCTCGCAGGCCATCGCGCGGTCGGTCCGCCAGGTCCTCGACCAGATCGACGACCCCACCGACCCGCTTCCCGACGCGCTGCGCGAGCGCGAGCAGCTCACCGAGCTGGGGCGGGCGCTGCGCCGGATCCACGTGCCGGAGGCCGAGGCCGACATCCACGCGGCCCGGCACCGCCTGGTGTGGGACGAGGCGCTCGGCGTGCAGCTCGCGCTCGCACTGCGCCGGCAGGCCGCGGTCGCCCGGCCCGCGCCGGTGTGCCCGCGCACCGAGGGGGGCCTGCTCGCCGCGTTCGACGCCGACCTGCCGTTCCCGCTCACCGACGGCCAGGAGGCCGTGGGCGAGGAGATCGCCGCGGACCTCGGTGCCGAGCACCCGATGAACCGGCTGGTCCAGGGCGACGTGGGCGCCGGCAAGACGATCGTCGCGCTACGGGCGATGCTGCAGGTCGTCGACGCCGGCAAGCAGGCCGCGATGCTCGCGCCCACCGAGGTGCTCGCCGCCCAGCACGCCCGCTCGCTGCGCGGGATGCTCGGCGCCCTCGGGCGCGCCGGTGAGCTCGACGCCACCGACGGCGCCACCTCGATCACCCTGCTCACCGGTTCGATGGGGGTGAAGGCCCGGCGTCAGGCGCTGCTGGACGCGCAGTCCGGCGCGGCCGGGATCGTCGTCGGGACCCACGCGCTGATCCAGGACACGGTCGGGTTCGCCGATCTCGGGCTGGTCGTCGTCGACGAGCAGCACCGGTTCGGGGTCGAGCAGCGCGACGCGCTGCGGGCCCGCGGCGAGCGCGCCCCGCACATGCTGGTCATGACCGCGACGCCGATCCCGCGCACGGTCGCGATGACGGTGTACGGCGATCTCGCCGTCTCCGAGCTCAAGGGCCTGCCCCGCGGCCGGTCCCCGGTGACGACGACGGTCGTCCCGCTGTCCGAGCACCCCGGCTGGATCGAGCGCGTGTGGCAGCGGATCCAGGAGGAGGTCGAGCGCGGCCACCAGTGCTACGTCGTGTGCCCGCGGGTCGGGGACACCGAGAAGGAGGATCCGGAGCTGGAGGAGCCGCCGCCGGAGGAGGGGGAGTCCGAGCGGCGCCCCCCGCTGGCGGTCCTCGACATCGCCCCGATGATCACCGAGAAGCTCGGGGGGCTGCGGATCGGGATCCTGCACGGCAAGCTCCCGGCGGACGAGAAGGACGCGGTGATGCGGGCCTTCGAGCGCGCCGAGCTCGATGTCCTGGTGGCGACGACGGTCATCGAGGTCGGCGTCGACGTGCCGAACGCGACCGGGATCGTGCTCCTCGACGCCGACCGGTTCGGCCTGTCCCAGCTGCACCAGCTGCGCGGCCGCGTCGGCCGGGGCAGCGCCGCCGGCCTGTGCCTGCTGGTCACCGAGATGCCGGCCGCCACCACCGCGCGGGAGCGGCTCGACGCGGTGGCCGGCACCACCGACGGCTTCGAGCTCGCCCGGCTCGACCTGGAGCTGCGCCGCGAGGGCGACGTGCTCGGTGCCAGCCAGTCCGGGTCCCGCTCGGGGCTGAAACTGCTGTCGCTCCTGCGGCACGGCGACGTCATCGCGAAGGCGCAGCTCTACGCCCGGGACCTGGTCGACCGCGACCCGGACCTCGGCGGGCACCCGCGCCTGCGCGATCTCGTCGGCGAGACCCTCGGCGACGAGGAGCGGGCCGCCTACCTGGACAAGGCCTGA
- a CDS encoding DAK2 domain-containing protein codes for MAPPFDPALLRRWIDAAAARLAECRAEIDRINVFPVADHDTGSNLLLTVRAAASAPLEGGPARAAAALAAAAVRGARGNSGLILSQLFRGVAEELDAGEGRDGAGRDTRGDGAVVPGGRVDVSSADGSPASRGPDGAPVPGAPVPGAPVPGASVAGGSVAGGSVAGGSVPGAAPRPGSSSVAGVPDAVTVLAGALRRAADLAAAAVSVPRPGTALTVLDAAASALAARVPVVRTGADPVRGERTRANHGNEGVGAIGGRVVAGGLAGGARLAAEAARVALTTPVGRPAELVRAGVVDAGGLGLVAVLDALVLATGGEPAPPPPGTAPGGAAAGAGSPPSGADAPPNGNAGAPDGAAPAPADAPHRRALLPDQEVGVPDGAAGEPHRWATVPDRAAGAPHGPADGMQPVRPVPQPVYEVTYWLADPGADALATLRARLSGLGDSVTVAGDGTGGCTVHVHTTEAGPAVEAGMVAGRPSSIRIEALPAEAPTRARAVLLMIESAGAGALARQAGGDVLVAEPDPAVDEVLAAIRATGAEHVAVLPCAAHRRTLAETAAARVREEGIDVVVVPSSSVLQGLAALAVHDPARRASDDVVAMAEAAAGTRTGGLQIAEAEALTWAGPCRPGEVLGLSDGEVVLIAPDLAVGALWLAHRMLTPGGELVTVLLGSAAGDGLGERFADDLRRTHPEVDVVVHRGGQSDFPLVLGVE; via the coding sequence GTGGCCCCGCCGTTCGACCCCGCGCTGCTGCGCCGCTGGATCGACGCCGCCGCCGCGCGGCTCGCCGAGTGCCGGGCCGAGATCGACCGGATCAACGTCTTCCCGGTCGCGGACCACGACACCGGGTCGAACCTGCTGCTCACGGTACGTGCGGCGGCATCTGCGCCGCTGGAGGGCGGCCCCGCCCGGGCCGCGGCCGCGCTGGCCGCCGCGGCGGTGCGGGGGGCCCGGGGCAACTCGGGGCTGATCCTCTCGCAGCTGTTCCGCGGGGTGGCCGAGGAGCTGGACGCGGGGGAGGGGCGTGACGGGGCGGGGCGTGACACCCGGGGCGACGGCGCCGTGGTGCCCGGTGGCCGGGTGGACGTGTCTTCGGCGGACGGGAGTCCGGCGAGTCGTGGCCCGGACGGTGCCCCGGTCCCCGGCGCCCCGGTCCCCGGCGCCCCGGTCCCCGGCGCCTCGGTGGCCGGTGGCTCGGTGGCCGGTGGCTCGGTGGCCGGTGGCTCGGTACCCGGGGCGGCGCCCCGGCCGGGCTCGTCGTCGGTCGCGGGCGTGCCGGACGCGGTGACCGTGCTCGCCGGGGCGCTCCGGCGTGCGGCGGACCTGGCCGCGGCCGCGGTGTCCGTCCCCCGCCCCGGCACGGCGCTGACCGTGCTCGACGCCGCTGCGTCCGCCCTCGCCGCACGGGTTCCCGTCGTCCGCACGGGGGCCGATCCCGTGCGAGGCGAGCGAACCCGTGCGAACCATGGGAACGAGGGGGTCGGGGCCATCGGCGGGCGTGTGGTCGCCGGGGGGCTCGCCGGAGGCGCTCGGCTCGCGGCGGAGGCCGCGCGGGTGGCACTGACGACGCCCGTGGGCCGCCCCGCCGAACTCGTCCGCGCGGGAGTGGTCGACGCGGGCGGCCTCGGTCTCGTCGCCGTGCTCGACGCGCTGGTGCTCGCGACCGGGGGCGAGCCGGCACCGCCACCGCCGGGTACGGCGCCGGGTGGGGCCGCGGCCGGGGCAGGCTCGCCACCGAGCGGAGCCGACGCGCCACCGAACGGGAATGCCGGGGCACCGGACGGAGCAGCGCCGGCACCGGCCGACGCGCCGCACCGGCGGGCCCTGCTGCCGGACCAGGAGGTCGGGGTCCCGGACGGAGCAGCCGGGGAACCGCACCGGTGGGCCACGGTGCCGGACCGGGCGGCAGGGGCGCCGCACGGTCCGGCGGACGGGATGCAGCCCGTGCGCCCGGTGCCGCAGCCGGTGTACGAGGTCACCTACTGGCTCGCCGACCCGGGTGCGGACGCGCTCGCGACCCTGCGCGCGCGGCTGAGCGGTCTCGGGGACTCGGTGACCGTCGCGGGCGACGGCACGGGCGGCTGCACCGTCCACGTGCACACCACCGAGGCGGGTCCCGCGGTCGAGGCGGGGATGGTGGCGGGGCGGCCGTCGTCGATCCGGATCGAAGCCCTCCCGGCCGAGGCGCCCACCCGGGCCCGCGCCGTCCTCCTGATGATCGAGAGCGCCGGGGCGGGTGCACTGGCGCGGCAGGCGGGCGGCGACGTCCTGGTCGCCGAGCCGGACCCGGCCGTCGACGAGGTCCTCGCTGCGATCCGGGCCACCGGCGCCGAGCACGTCGCCGTGCTGCCGTGCGCGGCGCACCGCCGGACCCTCGCCGAGACCGCCGCCGCGCGGGTCCGCGAGGAGGGGATCGACGTCGTGGTCGTCCCGTCGTCGTCGGTGCTGCAGGGGCTGGCCGCGCTCGCGGTGCACGATCCGGCGCGGCGGGCGTCCGACGACGTCGTCGCGATGGCGGAGGCCGCCGCGGGGACCCGCACCGGCGGGCTGCAGATCGCCGAGGCCGAAGCGCTCACGTGGGCCGGGCCGTGCCGGCCGGGCGAGGTGCTGGGCCTGTCCGACGGCGAGGTGGTGCTGATCGCCCCGGATCTCGCTGTCGGTGCGCTGTGGTTGGCTCATCGCATGCTCACGCCGGGTGGCGAGCTGGTGACCGTGCTGCTCGGCTCGGCCGCCGGCGACGGGCTGGGCGAGCGGTTCGCCGACGACCTGCGGCGTACCCATCCGGAGGTGGACGTGGTGGTGCACCGGGGCGGGCAGAGTGACTTCCCGCTGGTGCTGGGGGTGGAGTAG
- the rpmB gene encoding 50S ribosomal protein L28: protein MAAVCDVCGKGPGFGMSVSHSHRRTNRRWNPNIQTVRAAINGGNRRRINACTSCLKAGKVTRV, encoded by the coding sequence GTGGCTGCCGTCTGCGACGTCTGCGGCAAGGGTCCGGGCTTCGGCATGTCCGTCTCGCACTCGCACCGCCGTACCAACCGCCGCTGGAACCCGAACATCCAGACCGTTCGGGCCGCGATCAACGGTGGCAACCGCCGCCGCATCAACGCCTGCACCTCCTGCCTGAAGGCCGGGAAGGTCACCCGCGTCTGA
- a CDS encoding DUF1707 domain-containing protein: MRISDADREAAAKRLHDALGEGRITLTELEERLDAVYAARTASELRPPLADLPGGLPPSVASGAAPARSAGSEDRVHLRTGAGTVKRTGDWEVPAALRLTTSMGTIHLDLSEVRRMPPRVDVEVSTGMGEIVLILPEGGTADVDGVSGSWGEVKTKVPGTPAGSGPHLVVHGKVGMGSLTVRGSRKGWWRAVLG, translated from the coding sequence ATGCGCATATCGGACGCCGATCGTGAAGCCGCCGCGAAGCGGCTGCACGACGCGCTGGGCGAGGGCCGCATCACCCTGACCGAGCTCGAGGAACGCCTCGACGCGGTCTACGCGGCCCGCACCGCGAGCGAGCTGCGTCCCCCGCTGGCGGACCTGCCCGGCGGCCTGCCGCCGTCGGTGGCGTCCGGCGCGGCACCGGCCCGTTCCGCGGGCTCCGAAGACCGGGTGCACCTGCGCACCGGGGCCGGCACCGTGAAGCGGACCGGTGACTGGGAGGTGCCTGCCGCGCTACGGCTCACGACGAGCATGGGCACCATCCACCTCGACCTGTCCGAGGTGCGGCGGATGCCGCCGCGCGTCGACGTCGAGGTCTCGACCGGGATGGGGGAGATCGTGCTGATCCTCCCCGAGGGCGGCACCGCCGACGTCGACGGCGTCAGCGGGTCCTGGGGCGAGGTGAAGACGAAGGTCCCCGGGACGCCCGCCGGATCCGGCCCGCACCTCGTGGTGCACGGCAAGGTCGGGATGGGCTCCCTCACCGTCCGCGGGTCGCGCAAGGGCTGGTGGCGGGCCGTCCTCGGCTAG
- a CDS encoding uracil-DNA glycosylase: MAAKPLHEVVEAGWAEALAPVAETVSSMGEFLRAEIAAGRRYLPAGANVLRAFQQPFEDVRVLIVGQDPYPTPGHAVGLSFSVAEETRPLPRSLQNIFREYTEDLGHPAPSSGDLTPWTDQGVLLLNRCLTVAPGEPGSHRNKGWEEVTEQAIRALVARDAEPMVAILWGRDARNLVPLLEDVPLVESAHPSPMSADRGFFGSRPFSRANDLLEEIGGDPVDWKLP, translated from the coding sequence ATGGCCGCGAAGCCGTTGCACGAGGTCGTCGAGGCAGGCTGGGCGGAGGCGCTCGCGCCGGTGGCCGAGACGGTCTCCTCGATGGGGGAGTTCCTGCGGGCGGAGATCGCCGCGGGGCGCCGGTACCTGCCGGCGGGGGCGAACGTCCTGCGGGCGTTCCAGCAGCCCTTCGAGGACGTCCGGGTACTGATCGTCGGGCAGGACCCGTACCCGACGCCCGGGCACGCCGTCGGCCTGTCGTTCTCGGTCGCCGAGGAGACCCGCCCGCTACCGCGCTCGCTGCAGAACATCTTCCGGGAGTACACGGAGGATCTCGGGCACCCGGCGCCGTCGTCGGGTGACCTGACGCCGTGGACCGACCAGGGCGTGCTGCTGCTCAACCGGTGCCTCACCGTCGCTCCCGGCGAGCCCGGCTCGCACCGGAACAAGGGCTGGGAGGAGGTCACCGAGCAGGCCATCCGGGCGCTGGTCGCCCGCGACGCCGAGCCGATGGTGGCGATCCTCTGGGGCCGCGACGCCCGCAACCTCGTCCCGCTGCTGGAGGACGTGCCGCTGGTCGAGTCGGCGCACCCGTCGCCGATGTCGGCCGACCGCGGGTTCTTCGGGTCCCGGCCGTTCAGCCGTGCGAACGACCTGCTGGAGGAGATCGGCGGCGACCCGGTCGACTGGAAGCTTCCCTGA
- a CDS encoding gamma carbonic anhydrase family protein codes for MPLYALGDAEPDIHPTAYVHPDAVVIGNVTLGPESTVWPTAVLRGDDGRIEVGARTSIQDGSIIHTTLRQATVIGDEVTVGHNVHIEAATIGNRALISSGSVVLNGSTVGAGAIVAAGAVVSPGAEVPDRAMALGVPARVRDGYEVPEDRWKHSVESYVDRGRRFREQLRRLED; via the coding sequence GTGCCTCTGTACGCGCTCGGTGACGCCGAACCGGACATCCACCCGACCGCCTACGTCCACCCGGACGCCGTCGTGATCGGGAACGTGACACTCGGGCCGGAGTCGACCGTGTGGCCCACCGCGGTGCTGCGCGGCGACGACGGCCGGATCGAGGTCGGCGCCCGCACCAGCATCCAGGACGGCTCGATCATCCACACCACGCTGCGCCAGGCGACCGTCATCGGCGACGAGGTGACCGTCGGTCACAACGTGCACATCGAGGCGGCGACCATCGGGAACCGGGCGCTGATCTCGTCGGGATCGGTCGTGCTGAACGGCTCGACGGTCGGTGCGGGCGCGATCGTCGCCGCCGGCGCGGTCGTCTCGCCCGGTGCGGAGGTCCCGGACCGGGCGATGGCGCTCGGCGTCCCGGCCCGGGTCCGCGACGGGTACGAGGTGCCGGAGGACCGCTGGAAGCACTCGGTGGAGTCCTATGTCGACCGGGGCCGCCGGTTCCGCGAGCAGCTGCGCAGGCTGGAGGACTGA
- the mnhG gene encoding monovalent cation/H(+) antiporter subunit G, with protein MSASDVTSVISAVLMLAGGVSCLMGALGLVRLPDLPARLQATTKPQTLGLLLILLGVAVQLEFENSSTLVLVVLFQVLTAPVISQVVGRSAYRTGAIDRESLVVDDLGERMDADARAVRTVTPDGPPSPRGSGSDTTGGAGGPA; from the coding sequence ATGTCGGCCTCGGACGTGACCTCGGTGATCTCCGCCGTGCTGATGCTGGCCGGTGGAGTGTCCTGCCTCATGGGGGCCCTCGGCCTCGTGCGGCTGCCGGACCTGCCGGCGCGGCTGCAGGCGACGACCAAGCCGCAGACGCTCGGCCTGCTGCTGATCCTCCTCGGTGTGGCGGTGCAGCTGGAGTTCGAGAACTCCTCGACGCTGGTGCTGGTCGTGCTGTTCCAGGTGCTGACCGCCCCGGTGATCTCCCAGGTGGTCGGCCGGTCGGCGTACCGCACCGGCGCGATCGACCGGGAGTCGCTGGTCGTCGACGACCTGGGGGAGCGGATGGACGCCGACGCCCGGGCCGTCCGCACCGTGACGCCGGACGGACCGCCGTCGCCGCGCGGGTCCGGATCGGACACGACCGGCGGGGCCGGGGGCCCGGCGTGA
- a CDS encoding monovalent cation/H+ antiporter complex subunit F — protein MTVVYAIVLTMLTAAGGLTLWRLLRGPTTLDRIAALDVIVVLIVAAAGVYAAIYSDGSNIPLLAAVALIALVGSATAARLVERWERHR, from the coding sequence ATGACCGTCGTCTACGCGATCGTACTGACCATGCTGACCGCCGCCGGCGGGCTCACGCTGTGGCGGCTGCTCCGCGGCCCCACGACCCTGGACCGGATCGCGGCCCTCGACGTCATCGTGGTGCTGATCGTGGCCGCCGCCGGGGTGTACGCGGCGATCTACTCGGACGGGTCGAACATCCCGCTGCTGGCGGCCGTCGCGCTGATCGCGCTGGTCGGCTCGGCGACGGCGGCCCGGCTCGTCGAACGATGGGAGCGGCACCGCTGA